A window of Pirellula sp. SH-Sr6A contains these coding sequences:
- a CDS encoding SDR family NAD(P)-dependent oxidoreductase has protein sequence MRRSLIDAKVLVTGGSSGIGRALCKKLVQRGAHVLATARREDRLQDLERECRQGPGSIQTLTGDLADPLHRHAVIDWIDGHWRKLDVLVNNAGAGAIGRFEQAGEERLRRIMEINFFAPAELTRECLPWLRAACASKRRPAILNIGSVLSHRAVPLKSEYCAAKFAMRGWSEALRVELVAERIDVLMLSPSTTKSEFFDSLLESTPGQKSPSVGSMSADQVAEEAIRVLIRSKRERILSWGGRMLVWLGRFFPRLTDWFLERFAIPKPNA, from the coding sequence TTGCGACGTTCACTGATCGATGCCAAGGTGCTCGTTACTGGCGGTTCCAGTGGAATTGGTCGAGCCCTGTGTAAGAAACTTGTTCAGCGCGGGGCCCATGTCCTCGCAACTGCTCGGCGAGAAGATCGCCTGCAGGACTTGGAACGGGAGTGCAGACAGGGCCCTGGTTCGATTCAAACGCTCACGGGTGATCTGGCCGACCCACTCCACCGACATGCCGTGATTGACTGGATCGACGGACATTGGCGAAAACTGGATGTGCTCGTCAATAACGCGGGTGCAGGGGCGATAGGCCGTTTTGAACAAGCGGGCGAAGAGCGGCTTAGGCGGATTATGGAGATCAATTTCTTCGCCCCCGCCGAACTCACTCGCGAATGCTTGCCCTGGCTGCGTGCCGCCTGCGCGTCAAAGAGGAGGCCCGCGATCTTGAACATAGGATCCGTTCTTTCCCATCGCGCAGTTCCACTCAAGAGCGAGTACTGCGCGGCCAAGTTCGCGATGCGAGGGTGGAGCGAAGCGTTGCGAGTGGAACTCGTCGCTGAACGAATCGATGTCCTGATGCTAAGTCCGAGTACCACCAAGAGCGAATTCTTCGACTCCCTCCTCGAATCCACACCCGGACAAAAATCACCGTCTGTGGGAAGCATGTCGGCCGATCAAGTTGCCGAGGAGGCGATACGGGTCCTGATCCGATCCAAACGAGAAAGAATTCTTAGCTGGGGTGGGCGTATGCTCGTTTGGTTAGGAAGGTTTTTCCCCAGACTTACCGATTGGTTTTTGGAGCGATTTGCAATTCCTAAACCTAACGCGTGA
- the hflX gene encoding GTPase HflX yields the protein MQTHDRSESLASERSVLARLILPNDFESEDPFDELRGLATTAGTTVVGTVLQRKDHPDQTTYLGKGKVQELKAMLEMHDADVVLFDNDLNPAQTRNLEKALNVKVLDRSELILDIFASNARTHEARLAVELAQLEYSLPRLKRMWTHLSRQTMGVGMRGPGEKQLEVDRRLAEKRVHDLKLELAKVERRKEREVASRRGMYSVSLAGYTNAGKSTLMNALTDAGVEAVDKLFATLDTRTRRWMLPGWGPVLLSDTVGFIRDLPHRLIASFRATLEETRQADLLLHVADASNPNVLHQISSVYKVLQEIGIDEKDTLLVLNKIDCEGASERAELVKSRYPNAILISAKSGIGLSQFSIAVSDALTKHFAELEVKLPLDDGKTMAWLAQHAEIISKQYNDDFAIIHCRLPVGAGGKLASQGVDLRVIAGQLPVASESKGPDRATYVPVPLEETPTSGSQNVGEVA from the coding sequence TTGCAAACGCACGATCGATCTGAAAGTTTGGCCAGCGAGAGGAGTGTGCTGGCGCGACTTATCCTCCCCAATGATTTCGAGTCCGAGGATCCTTTTGATGAACTTCGAGGATTGGCGACGACCGCCGGGACCACGGTTGTGGGAACGGTTCTTCAACGAAAAGACCATCCAGACCAAACGACTTATCTCGGCAAGGGGAAAGTCCAAGAGCTCAAGGCGATGCTGGAGATGCACGACGCGGATGTAGTGCTGTTCGACAACGATCTGAACCCAGCTCAAACACGGAATTTGGAAAAGGCCTTGAATGTGAAGGTCTTGGATCGCTCCGAGTTGATCCTGGATATCTTCGCGAGCAACGCGAGGACACACGAAGCGCGTCTGGCCGTGGAGCTCGCTCAATTGGAGTACTCTCTTCCACGTTTGAAACGGATGTGGACGCACTTGTCGCGTCAAACCATGGGAGTTGGGATGCGGGGCCCCGGGGAGAAGCAGTTGGAAGTGGACCGACGCTTGGCCGAGAAACGGGTACACGATCTCAAATTGGAGCTCGCCAAAGTTGAGCGTCGCAAGGAGCGAGAGGTAGCGTCGCGTCGTGGAATGTATAGTGTCTCGTTAGCGGGTTACACCAATGCGGGAAAAAGCACGTTGATGAATGCGTTGACCGACGCAGGTGTCGAAGCGGTGGATAAACTTTTTGCCACCTTAGACACACGAACGCGTCGATGGATGCTGCCCGGCTGGGGTCCCGTATTGTTAAGCGATACGGTTGGATTCATTCGTGATCTACCCCACCGCCTGATCGCGAGCTTCCGCGCGACCTTGGAAGAGACTCGTCAAGCGGATCTCCTCCTCCATGTTGCGGATGCCAGCAACCCGAATGTGCTCCACCAAATTTCATCGGTTTACAAAGTCCTGCAAGAAATTGGGATCGATGAAAAAGACACGCTGCTCGTACTGAACAAAATCGATTGCGAGGGAGCGAGCGAACGCGCCGAACTGGTGAAATCGCGATATCCGAATGCGATTCTCATCTCCGCCAAAAGCGGGATCGGATTGTCTCAATTCTCCATCGCCGTGAGCGACGCATTGACAAAGCACTTTGCCGAGTTGGAAGTCAAACTTCCGCTTGACGATGGAAAGACGATGGCATGGTTGGCACAACATGCAGAAATCATTTCGAAGCAATACAACGATGACTTCGCCATCATCCACTGTCGATTGCCGGTGGGTGCGGGAGGCAAATTGGCTTCGCAAGGAGTCGATTTGCGTGTGATCGCCGGACAGTTGCCTGTCGCGAGCGAATCCAAAGGCCCAGATCGTGCAACCTATGTCCCGGTCCCGTTGGAAGAGACGCCAACCAGCGGATCCCAGAATGTCGGCGAAGTAGCTTGA